From the Hyphomicrobium sp. ghe19 genome, one window contains:
- a CDS encoding YiiX/YebB-like N1pC/P60 family cysteine hydrolase has product MLAPVASASFEKDIEHIEILAATPVTSADLLARNLQYIYERAAKARFDDYEVAEIAKNAQSLMYRLFDLRVGLRNHLQHYEMLGLMTPDVTQGFRDVFRVLRYVSDMLGEITTGHPRVSEGGYLLRGFTGSDNNTLVNYPFYRSGTAQHFRSGDVILVRGTAHNSAAIARIGDVDSQFSHIGIVYIDPAGDHWMVESLIEDGAVINPLAKALDHNIVRAVLYRNRDADLAARAAKCIFDYVAASRAKGGKRILYDFSMRTDDTRNLFCSKLVRLAYEQGSFGMFKLPTYPTKIARKNRDFLDRVGVATDLTFAPADIDMESGFDLVAEWQDYRETAGIRLQDFTMDKLFEWMERFNYRFEETAAIKLVSTLGRFASHFSDGAKEVLSSVFPRVPINMPRKTVAVVAMLHKTAEPIYHELLKLNQDAVADTGVPLHGLDVMAALENIREREGNRIGYLVRRGR; this is encoded by the coding sequence GTGTTGGCTCCCGTGGCGTCGGCGTCTTTCGAAAAAGATATCGAGCACATCGAAATCCTTGCGGCGACGCCGGTCACGAGTGCGGACCTCTTGGCGCGCAATCTCCAGTATATCTACGAACGGGCAGCCAAAGCGCGTTTTGACGATTACGAGGTCGCGGAAATTGCGAAGAACGCGCAGAGCCTGATGTACCGGCTGTTCGATCTCCGGGTCGGCCTGCGCAATCATCTCCAGCACTACGAGATGCTAGGGCTCATGACGCCCGACGTGACGCAGGGCTTTCGCGACGTGTTTCGCGTGCTCCGCTACGTCTCCGACATGCTCGGCGAGATCACCACGGGGCATCCGCGCGTGTCCGAGGGTGGTTACCTGCTGCGAGGGTTCACCGGCTCGGACAACAATACGCTCGTGAATTATCCGTTCTACCGGAGCGGCACCGCGCAGCATTTCCGGTCGGGTGACGTCATTCTGGTTCGCGGCACGGCTCACAACAGTGCTGCTATCGCGCGGATCGGCGATGTCGACAGCCAGTTCAGCCACATCGGCATCGTGTACATCGATCCGGCCGGCGATCACTGGATGGTCGAAAGCCTGATAGAGGATGGCGCGGTCATCAATCCTCTGGCGAAGGCGCTCGATCACAACATCGTCCGGGCGGTGCTTTATCGCAATCGCGATGCGGACCTGGCGGCCCGGGCCGCCAAATGCATCTTCGATTATGTCGCCGCGTCGCGCGCGAAGGGCGGCAAGCGCATCCTCTACGATTTTTCGATGCGGACGGACGACACGCGCAACCTATTCTGCTCGAAGCTCGTTAGGCTTGCCTATGAGCAGGGCAGCTTCGGGATGTTCAAACTGCCGACCTATCCGACCAAGATCGCGCGGAAAAACAGAGATTTTCTCGACCGAGTCGGTGTCGCGACGGATCTGACGTTCGCACCGGCCGACATCGATATGGAATCGGGTTTCGACCTCGTCGCGGAATGGCAGGACTACCGGGAGACGGCGGGTATCCGGCTCCAAGATTTCACGATGGACAAGCTGTTCGAATGGATGGAGCGCTTCAACTACCGGTTCGAAGAGACGGCTGCGATCAAGCTCGTCTCGACGCTCGGCCGATTCGCCTCGCATTTTTCGGATGGTGCCAAGGAAGTTCTTTCCTCGGTTTTTCCACGCGTTCCGATCAATATGCCGAGGAAGACCGTGGCCGTCGTCGCGATGCTGCACAAGACGGCCGAGCCCATCTATCACGAACTGCTGAAACTCAATCAGGATGCGGTCGCCGATACCGGCGTGCCGTTGCATGGTCTTGACGTAATGGCGGCGCTCGAAAACATTCGGGAGCGGGAGGGCAACAGGATTGGCTACCTTGTCCGGCGCGGTCGCTAG
- a CDS encoding alpha/beta hydrolase — protein MLLILKAVVATAAAIYAAVLGVMYIAQRQFIYFPDPARTTPAAASLPHVSERILSTPDGEKIVAWYGKAKPGQPTILYFHGNGGALELRRETIRRYIERGRGMFMMAYRGYSGSTGQPSETANVADAKLAYDTLVKEGVSPDDIILYGESLGSGVAIQVARENKVAGVILDSPYTSIVELASMYYPWLPVGWLLKDRYDSIGYIRDVHAPLFILHGEADDVVPVEMGKRLFQAANEPKEIRTIPGGGHVIHDGPSFGIIDHWISRLRAARPQKN, from the coding sequence ATGCTTCTGATACTTAAAGCCGTCGTCGCGACTGCCGCGGCCATCTACGCGGCGGTTCTGGGAGTCATGTACATCGCGCAGCGCCAGTTCATCTATTTCCCCGATCCGGCGCGGACGACGCCGGCTGCTGCGAGCCTGCCGCATGTATCGGAGCGGATACTATCGACGCCGGACGGTGAAAAGATCGTCGCCTGGTATGGCAAAGCGAAACCCGGGCAGCCGACCATTCTCTATTTCCACGGCAACGGCGGCGCGCTGGAACTGAGGCGCGAAACCATTCGCCGGTATATCGAGCGCGGACGCGGGATGTTCATGATGGCCTACCGGGGCTACAGCGGCTCCACGGGTCAGCCCTCCGAGACGGCCAACGTCGCCGATGCGAAGCTTGCCTACGACACGCTGGTCAAAGAGGGCGTCAGTCCCGACGACATCATTCTTTATGGAGAGTCGCTCGGCAGCGGCGTCGCTATTCAGGTCGCGCGCGAGAACAAAGTGGCGGGCGTGATTTTGGACAGCCCCTATACGTCGATCGTCGAACTCGCCTCGATGTATTATCCGTGGCTGCCGGTCGGCTGGCTGCTGAAGGATCGCTACGACTCGATCGGCTACATCCGCGACGTCCACGCGCCGCTCTTTATCCTGCATGGCGAAGCCGATGACGTCGTGCCGGTAGAGATGGGGAAGCGGCTATTTCAGGCTGCCAACGAACCCAAAGAGATCAGGACGATACCGGGAGGCGGGCACGTCATTCATGATGGGCCTTCGTTCGGCATCATCGACCACTGGATCAGTAGGCTGCGTGCGGCGCGACCGCAAAAGAACTGA
- the rpsU gene encoding 30S ribosomal protein S21: MQVLVRDNNVDQALKALKKKLQREGVFREMKLRGHFEKPSEKRAREKAEAIRRARKLARKKLQREGLLPSKPAVARGGPGGKGPGAGRGAGGGSGGGFGGSSGGGFGSGGSSGGGFGGGGGGFRSGGA, from the coding sequence TTGCAGGTTCTCGTTCGCGACAATAACGTTGACCAGGCTCTCAAGGCGCTTAAGAAAAAGTTGCAGCGCGAGGGCGTCTTCCGCGAGATGAAACTTCGCGGCCATTTTGAAAAGCCCTCAGAAAAAAGAGCACGTGAGAAGGCCGAGGCGATCCGCCGGGCCCGTAAACTCGCTCGTAAGAAGCTTCAGCGTGAAGGCCTCCTTCCGAGCAAGCCGGCCGTGGCCCGTGGCGGTCCCGGTGGCAAGGGCCCGGGCGCTGGTCGTGGCGCCGGCGGTGGTTCCGGTGGTGGCTTCGGCGGCAGCAGCGGTGGCGGCTTCGGTAGCGGCGGCAGCAGCGGCGGTGGCTTTGGTGGTGGCGGCGGCGGTTTCCGCAGCGGCGGCGCCTGA
- a CDS encoding DUF4440 domain-containing protein produces the protein MNGPLTFRRSRKSLVSVSIVSLAALTVCIHVPPVRAEAACAKLSEVEIVQLLNRWRVEFASGDPARLSALYADDAALTTSKGNLQNGAEEIRSFYKDLLAKHPMISIKPSSLTSDCGVATVSGPVVYRLSGERKGTRTLLGGIYSMEYALRGDRWWIVRHFLAADPRSAAKPIGSAASNTSLPQ, from the coding sequence ATGAACGGACCCTTAACCTTCAGGCGCTCGCGCAAATCGCTGGTTTCCGTTTCGATCGTTAGCCTCGCGGCGTTGACCGTGTGCATACATGTGCCCCCAGTCCGGGCCGAAGCGGCGTGCGCGAAGCTCTCGGAGGTTGAGATCGTTCAGCTCCTCAATAGGTGGAGGGTGGAATTTGCGAGCGGCGATCCGGCGCGGCTCTCGGCGCTCTATGCGGACGATGCGGCACTGACGACGAGCAAGGGCAATCTTCAGAACGGCGCTGAGGAGATCCGCTCGTTCTACAAGGATCTGCTCGCCAAGCATCCGATGATTTCGATCAAGCCTTCGTCGCTGACGTCGGACTGCGGTGTTGCGACGGTCAGCGGGCCGGTCGTCTACCGGCTCAGTGGCGAACGCAAGGGGACCCGCACATTGCTTGGCGGAATTTATTCGATGGAGTACGCGCTGCGCGGCGACCGTTGGTGGATTGTGCGCCATTTCCTCGCCGCTGATCCGCGAAGCGCGGCCAAGCCGATAGGCAGTGCGGCAAGCAACACGTCGTTGCC